AAAGCATTTTGATACAAGCTATACTGGAAGATATTGCATGTGCAATAAAGTCACTATATAATGGTATTAAATGAAAGTGAAACTTAAGGGTTATACAGTGATTATGGATACTACTTTAATACAGGTAAAATTATACAAGGTGGTGTATTTCCATGTTAAAAGAAAGCATATTCCCAATTCTGGAATTTGATTCAAACAAACAAGCCAAGCTTCAACCTTCAAGTATTATCCAAAAGACACCAGTACCAAATGCATGTGTTATTACTTTTTTTAAGGAAGTAATCAATAAAAAGTTAGAATCCGGTGAATTGGAGCAGATTGGAACAAGTCCTTCGGAAACAGTAGATATTCCTATTTATGAAACAAAGTATAATGGTTGTCATGTAGGTCTGGTTGGAGGATTTGTAGGTGCAGCAGGTTCGGCAGCATTGCTGGAAGAATTAATAGCATCAGGATTTAATAAATTTATAGTTTGTGGTGGTGCTGGTGTTTTAAAAAAGGATATTCAGGTAGGTCATTTAGTATTACCCTATTCTGCCATAAGAGACGAAGGGGTATCATATCATTATATTGAGCCATCACGGGAAATAGAATGTAATCCCGATGCTATAATGGCCATTGAGAGAATATTGAATCAAGAAAAAATACCTTTTATAAAGGCAAAAACATGGACAACTGATGCTATTTTTAGGGAAACTGAAGCTAAAATTGCGAAAAGAGTTGCAGAAGGCTGTGTTACCGTTGAAATGGAAGCGGCAGCATTCTTTGCTGTTTCAAAGTTTAGGAATGTTTTATTGGGACAGATTTTGTACGGTGGAGACGACCTGAGCGGAATCGAATGGAATAACCGCTCATGGATTAGTAGAGAAAAGATAAGAACTAACCTTGTGGACTTATGTTTAAAAATAGCTGTAGAATTATGATTTATCAACATCCGCCAATATTATTACAAGGAGAAATAGATGATTTTAAATGAATATTTTTCTTATTATGGAAATCCAATTCCTATAGAAAGAGTTATGGAATTAACAGAAAATGATTTGGACGACTTATATGCTAATAGTAAAGATGTAGATAGGATAAATATTTATTTTCATTTACTTAATCAATATTACTATTTGAAACGATATAATGCTAGCATTGGAATATGCAAAAAAGGCTATTAATTATAATCATGATTCAAAGTACAATAAGTGGCTAGAAGAAGTTTTAAGAGGAAATTAAGATGTTTTGCCTGGTCTTTTTGAATGGAGAATGGGGTTATATATAAAAGGAAACAACTATTGACGAAAAATTATTTGGTTAATAAAATGATTAAAACTTTTAATACTTAGATGATAATTCAATTTCTAAGATATCCAGCTCATTTACCAATACATACCTATTAATACTGTCACAGGGTAGAAAAGCTTTAATATCATCAAATGTATGTCTAAACTTTTCTGTACCATTTGTTCTAAGAATGTAACATGTTGTTTCGTTATACATTATAATTTCATTACCTGACAGGAAGATATGGCTATATTCAAAATCAAACTTTTTATCAAGAATTTTTTTCCCTTTTAGGTTAAACAAAAGAATTTTTGAAGGGGAAGATTCTTCTTCCAATACAACCCCCACATACTTTTCGTTATATATAACACTTTTTATTTTACCCTCAAATGTTTTGTCTACTACTAACTCAGGTGTTTCAGGCATTGAATATATCATAAAGCCCTTGTCTTTAAATGCACATACAAGATCATTGTTTAAAAACACAATTTTAGGAAATATAATATTCTCATAGGGAAGTCCACCTACTAAGCGATCAATCTTATTTTGTCCCACTTCTCCATAATTATAAAAACCTAGGTTACTGCGTATTTTTCCGGAAGTTAAATTCAACATATCCAAGACTATTTTCTTACCATCTTTTGATATTGCAAAGTCAATCAAATGGCCATATTTTTCAATACCCATTTTCATATCCACTAACATGTTTTCTTGCGTGCTATCTACTACCAGGGGACCATTTTCATAATATAACTGGACATAGTAATTATCATGATCGGACATCATGACAGCAACTACCCCTTTAGATGATATTTTTGATGTAATTATGGTATTTAAAGTATTTATTCTTCCTACACATTTCTTTTCATTAAATATACATAGTAGCTTATTTCCACGATCTGAAATCACAGCATACTCTTCGCATACGTCTACAATTGGATCATTCATTTCATAAGAATAATTCCATATTATTTTCCCTTCCTTAATGTAAACAGCTCCATTCTTTTCATATCGTATAATTCCGTTTCTATAATTTATATAATTCGATGTAGTTTCTAGGTTGGATAAAGAGCTAATAATTTTATATGTACTATAGCTTGAGTTTTTTCTTAAATGTAAAAAGCCTATATATAAAATTGGAATACAAAGCAAGCAAATATATATTACTTTTATGGGAAATCTCTTCTTATTAATACTATTGTTATTTATCATAATATACTCCTTACAAAGTAATTGGGAGATAAAATTCCATTTTATGTAACTTTATACAAGGATATCACAAACCCTAAACAAATTCAATTATTTAGAATATAAATACTAAATATGGAAAATGCAAATTGTATTTTGTTTTTGTTATTTTATTAGACACTTGCAAAATGTCAATTCGTGTAATATGATGGTATTATTATCAATATCCTTGTAATTTAATTTATGAATACTCTGACATTGTAAAAGTTATAGCTACAAAGGAGTATTTTCGCGGCAATGTTAATGAGAGACTTTTGAATATGGTGTGAGTGATCAGATTTGATTGTTATAGTAGTTGTTAATTAACTAATGAAAGGAGGAATAAACTTGGAATTAAGTAAGAAAATTCAGGAGTTACGTAAGCAGAAGAAAATTACCCAGGAAGAACTTGCCGAAGCATTATTTGTATCCAAATCAGCAATATTAAAATGGGAATCTGGAAAAGCATACCCAAGCATAGACTCCTTAAAAGAAATGGCTAAATATTTCTCGGTATCTATAGACGAATTACTTTCAAATGAGGAAATTCTTTTACTTGCAGAAGAAGATAGCAAGCAAAATGAAAGACATCTTCGTGATTTGGTTTTTGGATTTCTTGATTGTAGTGTGATAATGCTTTTGTTTTTACCGTTTTTTGAGCAGAAAATTAATGGAGTAATCTATCCGGTTTCATTACATTACTTAAAACATTTTGAACCTTATATGAAAACAGCTTATACAGCTATTGTTGCCGGCCTTGTTGCCTGTGGCTTATTGACTTTGTTTTTGCAAAATTGTTGGAGAACTTTTTGGATTAATATAAAAGGTAAAATATCATTGACCCTTAGTGCATTTGGTGCTTTGATCTTTATGATTAGTGCACAACCAAATGCCGCTATGTATACATTTGTTTTATTAATAATTAAGGCTGTAATGCTGATAAAATGGGCATGATATATGATTAATTATGCCATATACAGGGGCTGAATATTATGTGGATAAAATTTCACGATCGATATATGGATTATGTAGGATTTTCATATAGATATAATGGTATGTTCAGGAGAATTTTATTTGGATATCCTGGAGCTTATGGAGAATGTTTCCTTTCTGATAGCATATATATAGGTGAACCGGATTTAAAGAATCTTATAATAGAAACATCATATGGGCTTCCTAATAAATTACACAGTTATGTTAAGCACGATTCTACTTGGGATTTTACATATGAATTTGAGAGATTAATAAAGAATGCTAATTACGATTTTCAATTACCTGGGTTTATAGCTGATTACTTCCTATATAAACAATGGTTTGAAAATGGAGTTTTGATAAAAACAGAAGAGTAATAAAATATTAAAATAGTAGTTAAAAATTCATTGAGGAAGGTTGATTATAATGGTAATTGTTTATGAATCTAAAACCGGTTTTACCAAGAAGTATGCAGAAATGCTGGCTGATAAAACAAAACTTAAGCTTTACCATATAAAAGATATATCGAAAATCAGTGCTGAGGAGGAAGTTGTTTTTCTTGGTTGGATAAAGGTTGGAAAAATACAGGGACTTAATAAATTACATAAATATAATTTAAAAGCTGTCTGCGGATCTGGTACGGCACCATGTTCAAAAGACAATAGGGAAGCTGTGATAAAGAGAAATAATATAAAAGATATACCATTCTTTTATCTGCGGGGTGGTTGTCTTCCTGTGAAAGATTTAAAAGGTATTGATAAGATATTGATGGTTATATTTTTAAAAATCCTTAAAAGCCGTAAGGAGAAAGATGAAGAGACAGAAGAAGTAATAGCTGGCCTTGAAAATGGTTTTAATGGTGTAGAGGAGAAAAATCTTGAACCTATACTTAAATGGCTTAATATATAAGCAAAAATACTATCTTTTCATTGGGAAGTAGAAAAGAAGAAGTTTACTAATGCAGTTATTTATGGTTATGATGAGGCCAATGAGATTTTAGTAGATAATAATGGAGTTATTAAGGAAATAGGTAAGGACCTTGGTCCGGCAGATGAAGTTATTGATTTAGCCGGTAAATTGGTTTCTGCACCTTATGTAGATCCTCATTTACACTTAGATTATGTTTATACCTTATCTGAAATGGGTAGGGAAGGTGCCGGTTCAGGAACTCTATTTGAAGCTATTGAGATGTGGCCTAAATTTAAAGAAAATCTAACTGTGGAAAGTGTAAAAAAACTTGCCCTTAAGGGAATTATAGATGAGGTTTCCCAGGGTGTACAACATATTCGTACACATATAGACGTTACAGATCCTAATTTTACAGCCCTAAAAGCCATGTTAGAACTTAGGGAAGAACTAAAAGATAAAGTTGAAATTCAAATCGTAGCATTCCCACAGCAAGGAATGTATACTTATAAGGGTGGACGTGATTTAGTAGAAGAGGCTCTTAAGATGGGTGCCGATGTTGTAGGAGGGATTCCCCATTACGAACCGGCCAGAGAATTCGGTGAAAAATCCGTTCATGATATTGTTGAGCTAGCTTTAAAATATGAGAAACTTATTGACGTTCACTGTGATGAAACTGATGATCCCCATTCACGTTTTGTTGAATTGTTAAATGCACTTGTTCTGATGGAAGATTACGGTGAAAAAACCACAGCCAGCCATACCTGTTCCTTTGGATCAGCTGATAATTCATATGCATATAGAATGATAGATTTATTCAAAAAGAGTAAGATGAACTTCATAGCTTGTCCTACAGAAAATGCATACCTTCAAGGCCGTCAGGATACATATCCTAAACGCCGTGGACTTACCAGAGTAAAAGAATTCATGGAAAATGGAATCAATATTGCATTTGCCCAAGATTCAATAAATGATCCTTGGTATCCAATGGGTAACGGTAATATGATGAATATCCTTGACAATGGTATTCACTTGGCTCAGATTATGTCACCGGAAGAAATAGATAAGGATTTAGATTTAATCACATATAACGGAGCCCGTTGTCTAAATATCTAAGACAGATATGGACTTGATGTAGGTAAAGATGCTAACTTTATCGTACTTGACGGAGACAATCCCTTTGATGTAATAAGAAATCGTGCCAAGGTTCTTGCTTCCGTAAGAAAGGGAGTATATCTATTTAAACAAAAGCCGGTTGAGTATGATGTAAAACTTGATTTAGGTGTTAACTATTAATATCTATATAAATTTATCCACCAGTTTTTCTGGTGGATAAATTTATATATGAGAGATTATCTTCTAACTTATTGAGGTTTTGAATTATACGAATAATGTTCGGATAAAACGCCTAGTTTATTTACATTAGATTATTTAATATCGAAAGTAGCCAAGTTCAATTATGGTACTGGAATATTGTTGATTATATGATATAATCTTAGTCATGCTAGTATCAACCAAGAATGAGGTGATATATGAATGCCAATTTTAATAATATTATTAAAAGGCCATTCATATTTTACTTAAACAAGTTTATAAAAGCAAATGATGAACTGAGGTGAATTGGTTTGGAAAAGATAATAGAATTGTTTGTATCCTTTGGCCTTACGGAATTTCAAGCTGTTGCATTAGTGAAAACTTTGCTGGCTTCTTTGTGTGGTGGATTAATAGGTTTAGAAAGGGAAATGAAGGGAAGACCTGCAGGGTTAAAGACTTTCTCTTTAGTCTGTTTGGGATCAACACTTGCAATGATAACAAATGATTATATCTATACTTACATAGCAGGTGGAAGTGGTGATGCGGCACGAATGGCTGCTCAGGTTATCAGCGGTATAGGTTTTCTTGGAGCCGGAACGATTATGGTAACAGGACATAATCAGATAAAGGGATTAACAACGGCAGCAGCTTTATGGGTAACTGCTGCGCTGGGAATTTCTATTGGTTGCGGATTTTATTTTGGAGGATTTGCGGGGCTGGTAGTTATTTATATAACTTCATTTATATACCGATACCTGGATAGTAAGATAATGAAATATTCTAGAATTATGAGAATATATGTTGAAGGAACTGACGAAGAATTTATGTTAAAGCTTTCTAAATATATAAGGGACAGTAATTTTAAAGTATTAACTCTTCAGAGAAAGTCGGAAAACAAGTGGTTTGAAGATAATAGCTGTGCAATGATAGAAATGGATTTAGGAAAGAGAATGTTGCATAGTACAATTATGGAGGAAATCAAACAGATAGAAGGACTTTGTTATATAGAGGAGATATAGGATATAACAAGGTATAAGTTATCGTAGTATAAGCTAGTTTCTATTTGCATATTAGATATATAACTGGTACAATTTATTATACGGGGACTCTAATCCTTTCTGTTAATAGTCAGAGGGATTAAAGTCCCCCGTTTTTCATTTTTATTTAGACATAAATATATAAGGAGTTTGCATATGAATGAAAAGTTTAGCTTTAAAACCACGATATTAATCGGAGCATTATTATTTGGACTGTTTTTTGGGGCCGGTAATTTAATATTTCCTGTTCATATGGGGCAACTTGCCGGTAGTAATACCTTACAGACAACGATCGGTTTTTTAATTACAGGTGTAGGACTTCCCCTTCTAGGGGTTATTGCAACAGCTCTTTCCCAAAGTGAAAGTTTATATGATATGGCAAAACCGATTAGTAAGATATATTCTATATTTTTTACATGTATGTTATATTTAACAATCGGACCTTTGTTTGCTATTCCAAGGACTGCCACTGTGGCATTTGAAGTAGGTATAAATCCTTTTATAGAGGAGAAATATCTGCAGCTAGGGTTATTTATATTTTCATTAATCTTTTTTGCTGTTACACTTTATTTTTCCTTACGACCCGGAAGGCTGTTAGATTGGGTTGGAAGATACTT
This genomic interval from Herbinix luporum contains the following:
- a CDS encoding MgtC/SapB family protein, with protein sequence MEKIIELFVSFGLTEFQAVALVKTLLASLCGGLIGLEREMKGRPAGLKTFSLVCLGSTLAMITNDYIYTYIAGGSGDAARMAAQVISGIGFLGAGTIMVTGHNQIKGLTTAAALWVTAALGISIGCGFYFGGFAGLVVIYITSFIYRYLDSKIMKYSRIMRIYVEGTDEEFMLKLSKYIRDSNFKVLTLQRKSENKWFEDNSCAMIEMDLGKRMLHSTIMEEIKQIEGLCYIEEI
- a CDS encoding flavodoxin domain-containing protein, giving the protein MVIVYESKTGFTKKYAEMLADKTKLKLYHIKDISKISAEEEVVFLGWIKVGKIQGLNKLHKYNLKAVCGSGTAPCSKDNREAVIKRNNIKDIPFFYLRGGCLPVKDLKGIDKILMVIFLKILKSRKEKDEETEEVIAGLENGFNGVEEKNLEPILKWLNI
- a CDS encoding DUF5711 family protein — translated: MINNNSINKKRFPIKVIYICLLCIPILYIGFLHLRKNSSYSTYKIISSLSNLETTSNYINYRNGIIRYEKNGAVYIKEGKIIWNYSYEMNDPIVDVCEEYAVISDRGNKLLCIFNEKKCVGRINTLNTIITSKISSKGVVAVMMSDHDNYYVQLYYENGPLVVDSTQENMLVDMKMGIEKYGHLIDFAISKDGKKIVLDMLNLTSGKIRSNLGFYNYGEVGQNKIDRLVGGLPYENIIFPKIVFLNNDLVCAFKDKGFMIYSMPETPELVVDKTFEGKIKSVIYNEKYVGVVLEEESSPSKILLFNLKGKKILDKKFDFEYSHIFLSGNEIIMYNETTCYILRTNGTEKFRHTFDDIKAFLPCDSINRYVLVNELDILEIELSSKY
- a CDS encoding nucleoside phosphorylase; translated protein: MLKESIFPILEFDSNKQAKLQPSSIIQKTPVPNACVITFFKEVINKKLESGELEQIGTSPSETVDIPIYETKYNGCHVGLVGGFVGAAGSAALLEELIASGFNKFIVCGGAGVLKKDIQVGHLVLPYSAIRDEGVSYHYIEPSREIECNPDAIMAIERILNQEKIPFIKAKTWTTDAIFRETEAKIAKRVAEGCVTVEMEAAAFFAVSKFRNVLLGQILYGGDDLSGIEWNNRSWISREKIRTNLVDLCLKIAVEL
- a CDS encoding helix-turn-helix domain-containing protein, whose amino-acid sequence is MELSKKIQELRKQKKITQEELAEALFVSKSAILKWESGKAYPSIDSLKEMAKYFSVSIDELLSNEEILLLAEEDSKQNERHLRDLVFGFLDCSVIMLLFLPFFEQKINGVIYPVSLHYLKHFEPYMKTAYTAIVAGLVACGLLTLFLQNCWRTFWINIKGKISLTLSAFGALIFMISAQPNAAMYTFVLLIIKAVMLIKWA
- a CDS encoding amidohydrolase family protein, which produces MDLAGKLVSAPYVDPHLHLDYVYTLSEMGREGAGSGTLFEAIEMWPKFKENLTVESVKKLALKGIIDEVSQGVQHIRTHIDVTDPNFTALKAMLELREELKDKVEIQIVAFPQQGMYTYKGGRDLVEEALKMGADVVGGIPHYEPAREFGEKSVHDIVELALKYEKLIDVHCDETDDPHSRFVELLNALVLMEDYGEKTTASHTCSFGSADNSYAYRMIDLFKKSKMNFIACPTENAYLQGRQDTYPKRRGLTRVKEFMENGINIAFAQDSINDPWYPMGNGNMMNILDNGIHLAQIMSPEEIDKDLDLITYNGARCLNI